A genomic window from Quercus lobata isolate SW786 chromosome 10, ValleyOak3.0 Primary Assembly, whole genome shotgun sequence includes:
- the LOC115964525 gene encoding uncharacterized protein LOC115964525, with amino-acid sequence MAVHSKNEALMCKVFLSSLGPVAMRWFDDLGTGSIESFKELTQSFRSRFITCSRDSRPLDSLLSLSIREGETLKTYSDRYWEMFNEIDGDFDNVAIRTFKVGLLAEHGLRKSLIGKPATGVRQLMDRIDKYKRVEEDQQQGKGKSKVIPQEMRDFKSDRYNNNRPRRDFAGKSGSIAPQVVNTVFQEPGDRSRLGAQGNVSSRPLLGTINVIFAAPRRTGLQPSKVMSVAWPLIEDVNPVPKRVRVEVRLTLSFLDEDKVGTIKPHDDTLMITLRIGGYDVKRVMVDQGSGAEIMYPDLYKGLNLKPEDLTTYDSPLVSFDEEVVIPKGQIRLPVQAGSEVVEVNFIMVDAYSPYIAIVGRPWLHALGVVSSILHLKVKYPSRDQIEELIGSQSMARQCLVAAILHQPKAKSSASADEGS; translated from the exons ATGGCTGTGCACTCTAAgaatgaggccttgatgtgcaaggtgttcctCTCCAGTTTAGGGCCCGTGGCCATGAGGTGGTTTGATGACTTGGGAACAGGCTCTATTGAGTCCTTTAAGGAGCTCACTCAGTCGTTTAGATCTCGTTTTATTACGTGCAGCAGGGATTCTCGGCCCTTAGATTCCTTGTTGTCTCTGTCCATAAGAGAAGGGGAGACTCTAAAAACGTATTCAGAcagatactgggagatgttcaatgagatagatggtgaCTTTGACAACGTAGCCATCAGAACTTTCAAGGTCGGCCTACTTGCCGAGCATGGCTTGAGGAAGTCTTTGATTGGGAAACCTGCTACCGGTGTACGCCAACTCATGGATAGGATAGATAAGTATAAACGGGTCGAAGAGGACCAACAACAAGGCAAGGGGAAGagtaaggttatccctcaggagatGAGGGATTTCAAGTCGGACCGCTACAATAATAACAGACCCAGGAGGGATTTTGCTGGGAAATCTGGGTCTATAGCTCCTCAGGTGGTTAACACTGTGTTCCAAGAGCCA GGAGACCGATCAAGATTAGGGGCTCAAGGGAACGTTTCTTCAAGGCCCCTTTTGGGCACCATTAACGTCATCTTTGCTGCCCCTAGGAGAACCGGTTTGCAACCCTCCAAGGTGATGTCTGTGGCTTGGCCACTCATCGAGGACGTTAATCCTGTGCCAAAGAGGGTTAGAGTGGAGGTTCGACTGACGTTGAGCTTTTTGGATGAGGACAAGGTTGGAACAATAAAACCACATGATGATACTTTAATGATCACGCTCAGGATAGGAGGGTATGACGTGAAGAGAGTGATGGTAGACCAGGGTAGTGGTGCAGAGATTATGTACCCTGATTTATACAAGGGGCTAAACCTGAAGCCTGAGGATTTGACAACATACGATTCACCTTTGGTAAGTTTTGATGAAGAGGTTGTCATTCCAAAGGGCCAGATTAGACTACCCGTACAAGCAGGTtcagaggtggtggaggtgaacttCATCATGGTGGATGCCTATTCTCCCTACATTGCCATCGTGGGAAGGCCCTGGCTTCATGCCTTGGGGGTCGTTTCCTCCATTCTGCATTTGAAGGTGAAATATCCGTCTAGGGACCAAATCGAAGAGCTTATTGGGAGTCAATCCATGGCTAGGCAGTGCCTAGTGGCTGCAATTTTGCATCAGCCTAAGGCTAAATCCTCGGCCTCTGCTGATGAGGGCTCATAG